From the Lactuca sativa cultivar Salinas chromosome 9, Lsat_Salinas_v11, whole genome shotgun sequence genome, the window gtTTGAGCAAGAAGCGTTGTTTGGGCCAGACATCTTAAAAAGAAGAATGACAAGTTTTTTATTAGATAGGAAAtccataatataacacccaaatgaaatattaagtgtaggacccaacacaataattcacaattcagaaaagggatgccataatccaattgtaATTTTtgtgaaggtaggtaaatgacgatttaccaattccatcacgaaaaacgaaatttaaataaattaggatttataaaatgaaattcctagatcttttgagattgattaaactattcaatggcatgtttaatctcgatttgCCCTTCAagcttgtgactgggataccgaggattacaaacaaggtgtgaataaccatgcaaattagcttggtactctcgatgtcatttaccacctaatcaatatgccggttaaccacacacactccattaatcaacgataattttgagttacccattgccaccctttgttagtccaagttagtgtgccggttaaccacacacgctccattaacgacttggcaaagtgcaatgtgcaatttcatggattagcatcaaattcacattttcctaaagtaactaagattgggaatttataaaacatttagctactttatatttttcattatacttattaatgaggatttaatgtcctatcttacccgttcgactaacgatcctccaatagtcaagagtgtggtgcgtaagaatggatacccaatgacggtcattttataggtcgattccttaaacaccccttatagactaacttcgtgaatgagacctactaacggtaagactggttttttttatacatatataatgttagactttttattttatatagtataagggtgtattttaaacaattaaaatactagggtttttaatattatttaaaattttcgaaattaatactttttaatttaaaatttttaatattaGAAACCTTGATaaataatttaacctaatccctttatCCCCTATATTTTTGAAATCTAATCTTGGGGAAGGCATTTTTGAAAAATCTAGGGTTAgcaaaacctaaaaatcgaattcaTGAGGGTCAAAGGAaagggtgcaaaaaccctaacaaagttttgaaattagggtttagaaaccctaatttcgaaaaatCTAATCTCTATGGTTTAAAATCCATAAAACCTAATTTTTTCAAGTTCAATCTATTGTATaaaatctaattgaaaacaaaaccaaatgctctgataccactgatggattttatacaaacaatcctatttgtgcatgcaaccctagattggatctatgttttctctattagacataaaagcattgaacacaaaataGAAAACCTTAATATGCATCTAATATTTCGAAATCTACATAAGAAAGATGAAAACACATACCTTTGTTTCTATATAGTAATAATAaccaattcttgaagatccttgCTTTTGAGAaaaagtaccacaagtgtagtacctctaatggctcacaaacacactagggaaAGAGGAtaaatatgagagagaggagagagagaggagTCAATTGCTCATAAATTTTGCTATTCTAGGGTTTCAATGAGGTTCTCGAATTCAATAGGCTAAGgggctctatttatacttgagggtaGCTGGGGTTTTGAGGTAGAAACcgtaatcccttagcttagggcctaagcaagtccatggaatCCCTTACCTTAGGGCTTGGACAAAAATCTCTAGAACCTTTTAGGAATTTTCGGCCCTCCCCAATAAGGGTGATCCAATGGCCTAAAAccacaactatcaaataattgcaAAACATCCCATgcacttttaatcagttcctttaatcctgaaattaattccaaattaatttctgattaaatactaattaataatatgatatttaattaatatattattcatataatatattaatcaatcaTTTTATGTACccatttattatttcaaataataaactCGATCTCTCTCTCCAATAGTCATCTTGTGTAGttgccagtgtgaaggcaacctaaaagaaccatgctactatcaaatcaagtccataccaattatagttatgggcttagacacctaatctaaaaATATAAAGAGGGAAGTCAAGATGAGCAGAAAGTAAAAAGAAAGTGCTTCATTTCTACTGGAGCACACAAATCTCCACTGACTTCGAAGGTACGTTCTCTTCTTTAATCCTTTAATATTTCTTCTAGTTCATATGCAACTGTTTAGTCTGCTTTTGATGATACTATTACTTATGTTAATTACTTGCTTATCTTTGTTAGTAGTGACGCtgaaaaatcaaaatatttaCAGCTAGAAACACAAAAACAGTTGGAGTCGAAGAAGAGTATAATAGACAACCTTCTGATAGGGATAAGATGTGATTGGGTAATTGTGTTTTGTTAAAACAGCATAACATCTATTGTAATTCGGCTAAAATATTGTTTGCTAAATtgactgctttacatcattcctTTGACATATGTaaggaacaacataggaaactttttcCCCTTTTTGAAATTCGAAAGGGAGAAAATAGATTCAACATCCTATGACTGTGGGAAGAAGATTTCTGAATTTGACAAGGTCCTAAATGATTCATATGCATATGGTATTATTAAAATAGATGAATGTTTAAATGCTAAGGATTTGGTTCATATTGTGAATGAGGCAttgaccaaaactgaaaaataaaGATTTTGAAGAAGACTGAGAATTCGACATCTAACTCTCAACATAATTTTTACTGATATTGAAGATGATTTTGACAATATCAATGAAATTGAGGAAGAAGAAGTTGTTGATTTTTCTCAGTTATTTGTCATTATTGTCACTTCTATGGCTAAGGGTaaataaatttgtaatgattcatTGGAAAAGGTTAACACTGATCAACCCTCAACTTTGAAAGTTCATGACTATGATCGTATGATTGTCGAAGATAGCCAAACTGATAATGAAAATGATAACAAAGACATTCCAATCGAAACAACTATTCCCAGAGTTGTTGTTGATCATGTTTAATAGAAAAATTCGAAAAAGTGATGAAGGAAAAAGGTCTTCATTATCTCGAATTGAACTCAGTTGTTTATCCAAATGTCAAATGTACCGATGATGTGGTGTATACAAATCAGGTGTTTGTCACCACAGGCAATGGAGATAAAGTGAATCCTGAGATCAACAAAATTATTGACGAAGATAACAAAGGAGCTTCGAAAGAAGGGTTTTTCTCAAACCAAAGCACGGTTGAGAATACTCTTAACAAGAACTCTTCCACTTTTCAAAGGCAAAAACCAAAACAAAATTGGGAAGTTAAGAAAGAAAAAGTAAATGTCGTTGAACCATCAAAGGAACCagtttttcaaaatcaaaactcaAAAGCTCAAATTTTCTATGAAcaaattcaaaagatttgaaaagaAGAAGGAATTTCGATGTTGAAAGCTCGAAACAAAGttttttggaaaaataaaaaGTCTTTTAAGAAACCAAAGAAATTTGTTCAAAAATCGTCTGATCATAAAACAACTGAACAAATTAAGACTTCTCTACAAAATAAGTCTTTTGTTCAGAACAAACCTACTCAAAaacaaaatgatttattaaaaagtCATTCGAAAGTTTCTAAATCAATTCAAACATCGAATTTTCAAAAACCAAGAAATAAGAATTTTGTTCAAAACCAACAACAAAGGAATTTTGTTCCTAATCATCACAATGCAAGgttttcacaaaacaattttcATAGAAATGGTGTTAAACAAAATGAACAAAGAAATTTTCatcaatttcaaaatcaaaaacgATTAATAAATGGACAACAAGTTAGTAATCGAACATCTGTCAATGATAACAAACTTTTTCTAAACCATGCAAAACAATCATTTCCAAAAGGAGATTTTACAAAGTTGGATGTTAAAGACAAGAGACACGGACCATTTAAACCCAAACCACCTCACTTTCCCAATCCTGTTTCGAAAAAACTAGTCAAACCTTCATTTGTAAAAGGGAAAACGGATTCAAAGAATATTAATAAttggcttgaaggaaaaggaaTGTCATACCGATCAAGGAAGTTTTCTTAAGAAGAAATCAAGTATGCCTATGAATGTTACTTATATGATTCCCTAACTGGTACTTCTTCATCAAAGGAGTCAAATccttctgttcgatagtggaaaGTTGTTCCCAAAGCAAAAGTTAAACTAAAACGAACTATTGAATATTAAGGGAAAGTCAGTGTCGAACCTAAACCGATGAATAATTTCATTTTGATACCAACGTCCATAGAAGTTGACTTGATTGATAGTTTGAAATAAAAGGTTCGGAATTAGGTGTTAGGTTCATCGTTTCGTAATGCATTTCATTCTAATCTCCAAGGACCCAAAAATCCTTGGGGGATGTAAATTCTTTAATTGATCGTAGGTGGTAAGTAAAGAGCAATACGATAAACACTGGTATATCgacagtggttgctctcgtcacatgagaGGACGAAAGGAAAATTTACGAGATTATCGaagtttagaaaattttggtgttgtaaaatttggaaataatcagaAATTCAAGGTTAAAGGCtatggaaaagtcacaaatggCAAGTTCATAGTCAATCGAGTGGCATATGTCGAAGGTATTAAACATAACTTAGTAaatgtttcacaacttgttgtgggcactggtaaTCAAGTGGTCTTCGATGAGGAATGTAGTGTGATTTCGAGCAAAGAAACCAAAGAAGTTTTGCTCAAGTATaaaagaaaaggtgatatgttCACTCTCGACATCAAGCCTATAGTTGGAGTACCCTCTGTTTGCTTACTTTTCGAAAGCATCATTAGATTTGAGTAggctatggcatcgaagactatctcatctgaatttcaaaaatataaacaaattgGTGGTAAATGATCTTGTTCAAGGCTTAcccattttaaaatttaataatgattctttatgtgcAGCATGAGAACAGGGGAAGCAACACCGTCAAGGTAATCCAATAGTCATCGATTCGAAGATCATAAAacctttggaacttcttcacattgaccttTGTGGACCTTCGACTGTTGAGACTCTCAACAAGAAGAGGTACAtctttgttattgttgatgatttttcatggtttacatgggttttctttcttcGTCAGAAGTCTGAAACAACTCAAGTAATGATTGATTTCATCAAGCATATTTAACTTAGTTTGAGGAAGAAagtcagaaaaataaaaaatggcAATGGATCAGAATTCAAGAATCATGTTCTTGATTCGTTTTTGACTGATCAAGGGATAACACATAATTTTTCGTCTCCTTGCACACCTAAACAAAATGGTATTGTTGAATGGAGAAACATGTCACTATGCGAAGCAACAAGGACTATGCTTACCTATGCGAATATACCCCAATATCTCAGGGTAGAAGCGGTTTCGACAACATGTTtcactcaaaatcgatcatttaTTCTCCGTCGTTTTAATATCACCCCTTATGAAATCATTAACAATCGCAAACCAAaagtgaaatttttccatgtttttggttgcatatgttttatcatgaatctcaaagataacctTTCAAAATTTCAGTCCAAAGTTGATGAGGGGATATTTTTCAGATATTCGATCAATTCAGTAGCATATCAGGTGCTAAACAAGCGAACAAGGAAGATTAAAGAAACTTTCAATCTATGTTTTGATGATTACTATGTTAAGCGTGTCGAAAAGACTTTTGAACAAAATCCAATTCTCTCAAAAACGAATGATGAGTAAAAAATTACCAATtcttttgattttgattatgaattaatttttggtgttactGACAGTTAGACAACTTAGAGAGCTCCTCAAAGGGCTAGTTCTCACTCTATTTTAGGGAACCCCAAGACTTTCTTTCCCCTAGTCTATATAGGTCCAATCTCATCTGATAGCGCTTCTTCGTTGCCTCTAGCCCTATGATGGAAGAAATATATAGCCTATAACTTGTTTTCTAGCAGATCTAGGGCAATAGATGCAGAAATTCATGCTGATGATAATCAGATGCCTAAAGCATTGAAACATTCTAATAGGTCAACAATAACTCAAGACGATGTTGATTTACACTCTACAACAAACTCTCCAATACATGTTGAAAGTCACTAAGGTTTACAGGGTGATCAAATGGAGGAGAAGCATTTGAATTTGAATGTTGGTggtgagggggagcatcaaaatACTAATCCaactgtcgagggggagcatcaacATATCAATCCAATTGTCTAGGGGAGCAAAATGGATATATACCTCATAATTCACATGGAAAAACAAATGTTTTTCATGAGGTGTCTGATAATGTGTCTAATTCAGGTGAAGGTTTTGAACCAGATGATATgttcgaagatgcacctttggatttCGATCCTGCGTATCCACCTCTGTACAGATGGAAacgaaatcatcccaaagaacaagTTCTTGGTGATCCTCAAGCTGGAGTGTTGACCAGAGCTCAGCTTTGTGCTAAAAATGAGGTACTTAATGTACATCAacaattctgcatgtttaatgtttttttatcttgAAAATAGAACCGATAGCAGTCAAGGCTGCTTTGGAAGATCCTGATTGGATTGTTTCCATGCAATCTGAACTTGCTGAAttcgaaagaaaaaaaaagtttggaGACTAGTTCCAAAATCTAATGATGTATCAGTTATAggcttaaaatggatttttaaaaataaaactgacaaagatggaaatgTGGTTCGAAATAAAGCAAGGTTAGTTATTAAGggatattcacaacaagaaggtattgactatgatgaaacctttgccCCTGTCATGAGACTCGAGGTTGTTCGAATATTTCATGCTTATGCAGCACATAAAGACTTCGATGTTTATTAGATGGATGTCAAGTGGGCTATTCTCAATGGAGTATTAGAAGAGATTGTGTGTGTTGAACAACGACCAGGTTTCGTAAATAATAAATACCCTAATCATTTCTATATTCTCGATAAAGTTGTCTATGGATCAAAACAAGCACCTTGAGCTTGGTATGGaactcttaccaatttcttgAAACTCTCGAAATTTAAACAAGTATCTGTTGACCCACTCTATTTCAAAAGAAAGTGGGGGATTActtgatgcttgttcaaatttacgtcgatgatattatttttggttcgACTAACCCTTCATTGTCTAGTGAATTTGAACATATGATGAAAAATCAATTCAAGATGAGTATGATGGGTAAGATTAATAATTTTCTGGGATTGAATATTCGTCAAAGTAAAGATGGAATTTTCATAAATCCAGAGAAGTATTCTCGAAATCTGCTCGAGAAGTTTGGCTTGATGAATAGTTCGAAATTGCCAGCACCAATGGCAGTCGGCACACGCTTAGGCACTTTGTTGGATAAGAATGTTGTCGATATTACTTTGTACACGAGCATGATCGGTTCGTTACTATACTTAACTGCTAATAGACATGACATTATATTTGTTGTTTGTAATTGTGCCGTGTATCAGTCAAATCCCAGGGTACCCCATCTAACAGGTGTAAAGAATACTTTTCGCTATCTCAAAGGGACGGTTTTGTTTGGTTTATGGTACCCTTCGAAAACAAGATTTTCCATTCAAGTGTTTTCTGATGCAGATCTTGGTGGATGTCATCATTACTGAAAAAGCACTAGTGGTGTTTTGATTTCCACAACAGAAGCGTAATATGTTGTTGATACAACTTGCACTTCTCAAGTCATCTGGatacaaagaaacaaacttgtgtttttGATTTCCACACCAGAAGCATAATATGTTGTTGATGCAGCTTGCACTTCTCATgtcatttggatacaaagtcaacttcgtgattatgcaatcaacatTAAAAAGATACCTTTATATTGCGATTCACAAAGTTCCATACGAATTgccataatccagtgcaacattcgaagaccaagcatatagcacttcaatatcatttcatcaaggatcatatcGAGGGTGGAAATATCGAGGTTCACTTTGTGAAAACAACAGATCAACTAGCTGATATCTTTACCAAACCTTTTGGGATGAAAAGTCTTTTCTCAGGATCTTGTCTGGATTAGGAATGATGGATGCAACTGCTGTTCTAAGTTTAACTTCATCATGAAATAAAGAAAAATTGAAGCATCGTTGAATGATCCAGAAGTTACTGTTCACTATTTAGTGTTCGATGTGCTTCGTATTCGACATCTATCTGAATGATTAAATAAACACTTCATTGTCTGAGTAGACCTGATGTTTCAAAGTTTGATGTCTCAATGCTGATAACTTTCATTTCATTTGTCTGGTAAcatttttattagtttttttgtttttcctagtgtttttataaaatcaaaaataccaaaaagatttttttattgttgttttttcaaaaactataaaattccaaaaatatttttttttgtttcttttgtctttaaatttcaaaaacaaaaattcaaaaatattttctttaagtTTTGTGTGTTTACTAATTGTTTACGTAGTTGTCAATCGACATATTATGGTGGCTATTGCTTTGTGGCATTGGGGAAGGTATCACTTCGAATCTTTGCACTAGTTAGGTGTGCCTAGAAGCATTTTGTTATATTTCGACCTAAGCCTCATAGACTCTATGTTTTTCGAAGCCTTAATGGATCACTCACTATGAgggtttcttcccaattaggctatattCGCATTAGTTGATAAGCTATCtttctcttctcatattgagttaagaTATTTCTGGTTAGTCCTTATCACTCACAGAGATACATGATGTTTCTTCACCAATATTGTTCATCAAGTAAATTCTTCACGATTCACACACCTCACTTGTGTATCCTCGATATCTATGGTAATAACCAATCAGAATGTAGATATTGCACAAGTTTGTGTTAATGATCTTgattcatgagtccgtgatgatagtgaaacccaaaatttatAACTTATAAAGGAATTGTCAGTGAACTTTGAGTTCAAGATTTTGATGAAACATTTGTTTCCGTACCTTTCTTTAATATTCAAAATTGTATTCCTCTTCTTTTGCGTGATCTTGATAAATGGTCTTTAACCAATACAATTTTACCATAAAAGATCTAGTTATTAATTTTTGGAATATTATTTTCGGTTGAATATCAGTTCGAATTCTTGTCACTTTAGAATTTTATCTTACCTTTGCTTGTCACTGACTATAccggtcatacaagtaattttgatcaTTGAATCCACACTTATGTTAAGTTGTGATCATGAACAAAATTGAGCATACCTTCGAAGCCTAtctaaaagaagccctttgatctTCTTTTATGAATATTTGATTGTATTTCACGGGATACCATATAAGCAGTTTGATATCTCTCTTGATATAGAATGAAGTGATCTTTGCATGGGATCCATCTAGAGATGCATACTCAAACCAGATTCGGGTGtaggatccgatccgatccggaaATTGGATTTAGTCAAAACTGGTTTTGACCGAACCGGTTCGAATTAATCCAGTGACCAGATTCAAACCGGATTGAAGCTTCAGACCTTATTTTGGATTCGAGCCCGGATCATAAACCGGATTCCCCTCAAAGTAGTTCCTAAGTCGGATCCAAACCGGTTTTTTATTGTGAATGTTAGAAAACgggcattttcaa encodes:
- the LOC111878673 gene encoding uncharacterized mitochondrial protein AtMg00810-like, which produces MEEKHLNLNVGGEGFEPDDMFEDAPLDFDPAYPPLYRWKRNHPKEQVLGDPQAGVLTRAQLCAKNEKVGDYLMLVQIYVDDIIFGSTNPSLSSEFEHMMKNQFKMSMMGKINNFLGLNIRQSKDGIFINPEKYSRNLLEKFGLMNSSKLPAPMAVGTRLGTLLDKNVVDITLYTSMIGSLLYLTANRHDIIFVVCNCAVYQSNPRVPHLTGVKNTFRYLKGTVLFGLWYPSKTRFSIQVFSDADLGGCHHY